The following is a genomic window from Pararhizobium capsulatum DSM 1112.
GCAATCTTGAAACTGAAGCGGGCAGCGCGGTCGAGGATCCAGTCCTTGGTGAGCGCATTCGTGGCCTGCGCAAGCGGCGCGGGATGACGCTTTCTCAACTGGCGGAGACTTGCGAACTCTCAACGGGCTACATCAGCCAGATCGAGCGCAACCTTGCATATCCGTCGATCCCGGCCCTTGTGAAGATCGCCCGAGGCCTTGGTGTCACCGTGCAATGGTTCTTTGCCGGCGCCTCGCCGGTTGCGCAGGAGGAACACGGCTACGTGGTGCGCAGCGGCAATCGCCTGAAGATCCAGTACGAGCACGGCATCATCGACGAACTGGTTACGCCGAAGATGAGCCTTCAGGTGGAGATGATCTACACGCGCCTGCCACCGGGCACCGAAAGCGCCGAAAGCTACGCAAACGCAGCCGACGGCGTGGGTTTCGTCATCTCGGGCGAACTCGAAATGTGGGTCGGCGAGCGCCATTTCCATCTCCATGAGGGAGACAGTTGCTCATACTCCTCCGGCGAGCCGCACCGGTATCGCAACTCCGGCGCGCGAGAAGCAATCGTGATGTGGGCGATAAGTCCTCCGAGCTTTTAACGAAACGCCCGGCGCCGCAACAGTGGACCTCCGATAGTTTTCGAATATCCTGAATCCGGAAACAGCTCATACTTGTCGCCGCGCCGGATAACCGTACCACGCAGAGGCTGTGCCCTAGAGTTTGTCAGGGAAAAGTGGGAAGCGATTTTCCCGAAAAGACAAACGAAAACAAAAGAATCTAGAGGATGTCTGGTTCAATCCGAACCAGACATCCTCTGCGCGAATACCTTGCTCTACTGAAGCTGCGGCCTCTTCAGGAAGCTGTCTCGATCGGCGGATTTGACCCGGAGCCAGGTCTCGCGGCCCTCGCGCAGTACTCGTAATGGTATCTCCGCACCGGCCGCTCCGCTTTTCCAGACATGCCGATAGAAATCGGCCAGCCCGGAAATCTCTTCGTCACGAACTTCCGAAATGATGTCCCCGCCCTTCATTCCTGCCTTCGCTGCAGGGCCGTCAGGCGCCACACTCACCACAACGACGTCGCCATTGCTTTCTGCGGTAATCGCTCCCAGCCAAGGGCGCGGGGGCTTGTCCACTTTTCCACGGGTGAGCAAATCGTCGAGGATTGGGCGCAGCAGGTTGATGGGGACCACCATATTGATGTCGGACGTATCCGCCCCTCGGCTCATCTCAAGTTTCAGAGAACCGACGCCCAGGAGCATGCCGTTCTGATCGACGAAGGCTGCTCCGCCCCACGACGGATGCGCAGGCGCGGTAAAGAGTGCTTCATCGAGAAGGTATTCCCAATATCCCGCGAATTCCTGCTTGGCGACGATCATCGCCTCGGTGGTTTGTCCATGGCCGTCAGCAGCAAGAACCGGATCACCAAGCTTTACCTTCGCACTGTCACCAAGAACCAGTGCCGGGCAATCCAGCGGACCAAGCGCCTGGATGAGGCCGAACCCCGTTTCCTGGTCATATGCGAGAGCATGCCCCGGCACGACCCGCCCGCCTGTGGCCGTCAGCCACACTTCCTCAGCCTCTGTTATCAGATACCCAATCGTCAGCACGAGCCCGTCCTCGCGGATCACGATGCCGCTACCTTCTCGAAGAGTGCCGAGAGCCGGAGCTGTGAATGCACCATCGGGAATGGCCGTACGCACCCCCACGACTGACCTCAAAATTCTGGCTTTATCCATGTTATCATTCCTGACGCAGGCTCCTAAAGTATAGAGGTATGCACGGAGGCGAGCTGTCGCAAGTGCACGATCTGGTCGCCCTACCCGATGCGCCCAGCACTGCTGAGTGATATTGACCTATATGGGAGAA
Proteins encoded in this region:
- a CDS encoding S1C family serine protease: MDKARILRSVVGVRTAIPDGAFTAPALGTLREGSGIVIREDGLVLTIGYLITEAEEVWLTATGGRVVPGHALAYDQETGFGLIQALGPLDCPALVLGDSAKVKLGDPVLAADGHGQTTEAMIVAKQEFAGYWEYLLDEALFTAPAHPSWGGAAFVDQNGMLLGVGSLKLEMSRGADTSDINMVVPINLLRPILDDLLTRGKVDKPPRPWLGAITAESNGDVVVVSVAPDGPAAKAGMKGGDIISEVRDEEISGLADFYRHVWKSGAAGAEIPLRVLREGRETWLRVKSADRDSFLKRPQLQ
- a CDS encoding helix-turn-helix domain-containing protein, whose protein sequence is MASEGNLETEAGSAVEDPVLGERIRGLRKRRGMTLSQLAETCELSTGYISQIERNLAYPSIPALVKIARGLGVTVQWFFAGASPVAQEEHGYVVRSGNRLKIQYEHGIIDELVTPKMSLQVEMIYTRLPPGTESAESYANAADGVGFVISGELEMWVGERHFHLHEGDSCSYSSGEPHRYRNSGAREAIVMWAISPPSF